ATCGACTTCTCTTTGCGCATGCGGGTGTAGGTAATCAACCAGCGAATACTCAAAGAAACCCTGCGGTACTGGTTCACCTCGATGGGAACCTGATAATTGGCGCCGCCTACCCTCCTGGACTTCACCTCCAGAACGGGCTTGACGTTGTCCACGGCCTTCTTGAAGACCTTGAGGGGATCGTCTCCGGTCTTCTCCTTGATGATGTCCAGGGCGCCGTAAAACACATGTTCAGCCGTGCTCTTCTTCCCCTTCCACATGATGCAATTGATGAACTTGGAGACAAGGGGACTGTTGTATACGG
This DNA window, taken from Acidobacteriota bacterium, encodes the following:
- the rpsG gene encoding 30S ribosomal protein S7; protein product: MPRKGHVPKRQIIPDPVYNSPLVSKFINCIMWKGKKSTAEHVFYGALDIIKEKTGDDPLKVFKKAVDNVKPVLEVKSRRVGGANYQVPIEVNQYRRVSLSIRWLITYTRMRKEKSMQEKLAAEFMDAASNRGAAVKRREDVHRMAEANKAFAHYRW